A genomic window from Desertifilum tharense IPPAS B-1220 includes:
- a CDS encoding asparaginase, translating to MTRGKRTQAAELEVRLLREGIIESIHHVEAVVCDDRGRVLSVAGSAETATFARSSLKPFQALAVTKTGVLERYDLSDRDLAIICSSHQGTTEHARQVFNVLWRCDIDPTALQCPVPEGGHSRLQHNCSGKHAGMLAVCQQCNWPTESYLRRKHPVQQLILSKIAELLKMPGEEFISARDDCGAPTYVMQLGQIASLYAQLASGENLDMERVVRAMSHHPHLVAGEGAFDTELMRLSSGELVSKGGAEGVQAISRVGEGMGLAIKALDGSKRAKHAVAIHLLKQMGWIAPAVAESLSETYMTLDRYKRLEVIGELSLL from the coding sequence ATGACGAGGGGAAAACGCACTCAAGCAGCAGAGTTAGAAGTCAGGCTGCTCCGAGAAGGAATTATTGAATCCATTCACCACGTTGAAGCGGTCGTTTGTGACGATCGCGGGCGCGTTCTGTCTGTTGCGGGAAGTGCTGAAACAGCAACCTTTGCTCGTTCCTCCCTCAAACCCTTTCAGGCTCTTGCCGTTACCAAAACGGGGGTTTTAGAGCGCTACGATTTAAGCGATCGCGACTTAGCGATTATTTGCAGTTCCCATCAAGGCACCACCGAACACGCCCGCCAAGTGTTTAACGTGCTATGGCGTTGCGACATCGATCCCACCGCCCTGCAATGTCCCGTCCCTGAAGGCGGACATAGCCGCTTGCAACATAACTGTTCGGGCAAGCACGCCGGAATGCTCGCCGTTTGTCAGCAATGCAATTGGCCCACCGAAAGTTACCTGCGGCGCAAGCACCCCGTTCAACAACTAATCTTAAGTAAAATCGCCGAATTGTTGAAAATGCCGGGGGAAGAATTCATCAGCGCCCGCGACGACTGCGGCGCGCCCACCTACGTTATGCAACTCGGTCAAATTGCCTCCCTCTACGCGCAACTGGCTTCTGGCGAAAATTTAGATATGGAACGCGTTGTCCGCGCCATGAGCCACCACCCCCACCTCGTTGCCGGGGAGGGTGCCTTTGACACCGAGTTGATGCGCCTGAGTAGTGGCGAGTTAGTCAGTAAAGGTGGTGCAGAAGGCGTTCAAGCCATTAGCCGCGTTGGGGAAGGGATGGGATTAGCGATTAAAGCCCTAGATGGCTCCAAACGCGCCAAACACGCCGTCGCAATTCATTTACTCAAGCAGATGGGTTGGATCGCCCCGGCGGTTGCAGAATCCCTCTCAGAAACCTATATGACTCTAGATCGCTACAAGCGCTTAGAGGTCATCGGCGAATTGTCCTTGCTGTAA
- a CDS encoding YcjF family protein encodes MTALMRRPMLVGGVSLSLGLWLLGSFQHSLAQMGEFSLLSAIALSSLFWWLNAKRTPQLDLSPVLTPVDRETAEKAIAQAETAIGYLEAENQDIAPWKAKLAQLKPELDRNVLNLVVMGGKGTGKSSLVQALGNQWNVQEAPALFVPETDSDTLAYDLASTADLVLFVTNGDLTESELQSLSQLSRQHHRLLLVFNKQDQYLPEEQPLVLQQLQQRVSHLLASEEVMAIAASPSEIRVRKHQPDGSVQEWLEKPESAIAPLSAKISQILTTEASQLVWATTKRKADRLKGEIKDALNQVRRDRALPIIEQYQWIAAATAFANPVPALDLLATGAITGQLVMDLGAIYQQKLDLQQAQTAAKTTGELMLKLGLVELSTNTISHFLKTHAVTYVAGGAAQGISAAYLTRVAGLSLIEYFQSQDIHSETGFNLEKLSNTLKTVFQQNQRATFIQSFVKQGLAKLFPNTPQPQLSESPATAA; translated from the coding sequence ATGACGGCTTTGATGCGGCGTCCAATGTTGGTGGGTGGCGTAAGCTTATCTCTGGGGCTTTGGCTGTTGGGGAGTTTTCAGCATTCCCTAGCGCAGATGGGAGAGTTTAGCTTACTCAGCGCGATCGCGCTTTCTTCGCTATTTTGGTGGTTGAATGCAAAACGGACGCCTCAACTGGATTTATCGCCAGTTCTGACGCCAGTGGATCGCGAAACGGCCGAAAAGGCGATCGCTCAAGCCGAAACGGCCATTGGCTACCTGGAAGCCGAAAATCAAGATATCGCCCCCTGGAAGGCAAAATTAGCCCAACTGAAGCCCGAATTAGACCGTAATGTCTTGAACTTGGTGGTGATGGGTGGGAAGGGGACTGGGAAAAGCAGTTTAGTTCAAGCTTTGGGCAACCAGTGGAACGTACAGGAAGCGCCTGCTTTGTTTGTTCCTGAAACAGATTCAGATACCCTTGCTTACGATCTTGCCAGCACTGCCGATCTGGTTTTGTTCGTCACGAACGGCGACTTAACCGAATCGGAATTACAAAGCCTATCCCAACTCTCTCGGCAACATCACCGCCTGCTGTTAGTCTTTAATAAACAAGACCAGTATCTCCCAGAAGAACAGCCGTTAGTGTTGCAACAGCTACAACAGCGCGTGTCTCATCTGCTAGCCTCAGAAGAGGTGATGGCGATCGCGGCTTCTCCAAGCGAAATTCGGGTTCGCAAACATCAACCCGATGGTAGCGTCCAAGAATGGCTGGAAAAACCCGAAAGTGCGATCGCGCCTTTGAGTGCCAAAATTAGCCAAATCCTGACGACAGAAGCCTCTCAACTGGTTTGGGCAACCACCAAACGCAAAGCGGATCGACTCAAAGGCGAAATTAAAGACGCCTTAAACCAAGTCAGACGCGATCGCGCCCTGCCCATTATCGAACAATATCAATGGATTGCGGCCGCCACCGCCTTCGCCAACCCCGTACCCGCCCTAGACTTACTCGCGACTGGCGCAATTACCGGACAATTGGTGATGGACTTAGGCGCAATTTACCAACAAAAACTCGACTTGCAACAAGCCCAAACCGCCGCCAAAACCACAGGCGAATTAATGCTGAAACTGGGTTTAGTCGAACTTTCCACCAACACCATCAGCCACTTTCTCAAAACCCACGCCGTCACCTACGTTGCTGGAGGGGCAGCCCAAGGTATCAGCGCCGCCTACCTCACCCGCGTAGCAGGCTTAAGCTTAATTGAATATTTCCAATCCCAAGACATTCACTCCGAAACCGGATTCAATCTCGAAAAACTCAGCAATACCCTCAAAACCGTCTTTCAGCAAAACCAACGCGCTACCTTCATTCAGTCGTTTGTCAAGCAAGGTTTAGCCAAACTCTTTCCCAACACCCCCCAACCCCAACTCAGCGAATCTCCCGCTACTGCGGCGTAG
- a CDS encoding DUF3386 domain-containing protein has protein sequence MTEPTNARDLFQAAYQHRYTWDANFPGYSADVTLTQGDEVYQGTVRINPDFSVEVSGIDNEEVQQSIYTQLRDVVTHRKRSSFEQAHGKNSFSLGNTDDSGATEILVQGDSMGSNYKIRGTEICQVSRVMGKMAFVIDTYKSLETPEGYLSQRYDAVFTNPQTGQQIQELQFHDSYEKVGNYYVMTNQVVNANKQGEQTTTEFNYSNVRLLEPATVS, from the coding sequence ATGACTGAGCCAACCAATGCTCGCGACTTGTTTCAAGCCGCTTATCAGCATCGCTACACCTGGGATGCTAACTTCCCTGGATATTCTGCCGATGTCACCCTAACCCAAGGCGATGAAGTCTATCAGGGTACCGTTCGCATTAACCCAGACTTCAGCGTAGAAGTGAGTGGGATAGATAACGAAGAAGTGCAGCAAAGCATCTACACCCAACTGCGGGATGTTGTCACCCACCGCAAGCGCTCTAGCTTTGAGCAAGCACATGGTAAAAATAGCTTTAGCCTCGGCAACACCGACGATAGCGGTGCAACAGAAATCTTAGTGCAAGGCGACTCGATGGGGTCTAATTATAAGATTCGCGGTACCGAAATCTGTCAAGTCAGCCGCGTTATGGGCAAAATGGCATTTGTCATCGATACCTACAAAAGCCTAGAAACCCCAGAAGGCTACCTTTCCCAGCGCTACGACGCTGTTTTCACCAACCCGCAAACCGGTCAGCAAATTCAAGAGTTACAATTTCACGATAGCTACGAAAAAGTTGGTAATTATTACGTGATGACCAACCAAGTGGTTAACGCCAACAAGCAAGGCGAACAAACCACCACCGAGTTTAATTATTCCAATGTCCGGCTGTTAGAACCTGCTACAGTTTCCTAG
- a CDS encoding NifU family protein, translating to MSQTKTLALTPENVEQVLDEMRPYLMADGGNVELVDIEGPVVKLRLQGACGSCPSSAMTLRMGIERRLREFIPEIGEVEQVL from the coding sequence ATGTCTCAAACGAAAACCCTTGCCTTGACTCCTGAAAATGTCGAACAAGTTTTGGACGAAATGCGCCCTTACTTGATGGCTGATGGCGGAAACGTTGAATTAGTTGACATTGAGGGGCCTGTTGTTAAACTTCGCTTACAAGGGGCTTGCGGTTCCTGTCCGAGTTCTGCCATGACCTTGAGAATGGGAATTGAACGCCGCCTGCGCGAGTTTATCCCAGAAATTGGTGAAGTTGAACAGGTCCTCTAA
- a CDS encoding glycoside hydrolase, which produces MTYPLYVAFIWHQHQPLYKSRVAGKYRLPWVRLHGTKDYLDLVLLLERYPKLHQTVNLVPSLMMQIEDYAAGTAFDPYLELALTPTAQLDPEQQRFIIEHFFDANHRTLVDPHPRYAELYYQRQGKGRAWCLENWTEQDYSDLLAWHNLAWIDPLFWDDPEIEGWLKQGRNFSLSDRQRIYSKQREILGRIIPQHRKMQESGQLEVTTTPYTHPILPLLADTNSGRIAVPGMALPEKRFRWPEDNPRHLQKAWDMYLDRFGCAPRGLWPSEQSVSPAILPDVAKQGFKWLCSDEAVLGWTLHHFFHRDEVGNVCEPEYLYRPYRLETPHGDLAIVFRDHRLSDLVGFTYANMDAKKASADLVGHLEAIARSLKHRQPGGGSALQQPWLVTIALDGENCWEYYHQDGKPFLESLYQTLSEHSEIQLVTVSEFLDQFPATETIQSDRLHSGSWVDGSFTTWIGDPAKNRAWDLLTNARETLAKHPEATEENNPEVWEALYAAEGSDWFWWFGEGHSSNQDAMFDQLFREHLAAIYQALNETVPPEVKYPVEIHEARGDHRPESFIHPVIDGIGDEQDWDKAGRLEIGGARGTMHQSSTVQRLWYGVDHLNFYLRLDFKSGVKLGRDLPSELNLLWFYPDRTMHNSPVPLDDTPDRAPVNYLYHHHLGINLLTQSFWFQEAAEHHQWHTRTSRAQIAYQNCLELAVPWADLHIPPDWPLRLVLVLSDNGRFRGYLPENSLIPIEVP; this is translated from the coding sequence ATGACTTATCCTCTTTACGTTGCGTTTATTTGGCACCAGCACCAACCGTTATATAAAAGTCGGGTGGCTGGTAAATATCGTCTCCCTTGGGTGCGCCTGCATGGAACAAAAGATTATTTAGATTTAGTATTATTGCTGGAACGCTATCCCAAGCTGCATCAAACAGTGAACCTAGTTCCCTCATTGATGATGCAGATTGAGGATTATGCGGCGGGTACGGCGTTCGATCCGTATTTAGAGTTGGCTTTGACGCCAACAGCCCAACTCGATCCCGAACAGCAGCGCTTTATTATTGAACATTTCTTTGATGCCAACCACCGGACGTTAGTCGATCCACATCCGCGCTATGCCGAATTGTACTATCAGCGCCAGGGGAAAGGACGCGCTTGGTGTTTGGAGAATTGGACGGAGCAAGATTATAGCGATTTATTAGCTTGGCATAATTTAGCGTGGATCGATCCGCTGTTTTGGGACGATCCGGAGATTGAGGGGTGGTTGAAGCAGGGGCGGAATTTTAGCTTAAGCGATCGCCAACGCATCTATTCTAAACAGCGGGAAATCCTGGGGCGGATTATTCCGCAACACCGCAAGATGCAGGAAAGCGGACAACTTGAAGTCACCACCACCCCTTACACCCACCCGATTTTACCCCTACTGGCGGATACGAATTCCGGGCGCATCGCCGTCCCTGGCATGGCATTACCCGAAAAACGTTTCCGCTGGCCTGAAGACAATCCCCGCCACTTACAGAAGGCGTGGGATATGTATCTCGACCGATTTGGCTGCGCGCCTCGCGGGTTGTGGCCGTCGGAACAGTCGGTAAGTCCGGCGATTTTACCCGATGTTGCCAAACAAGGATTTAAATGGTTGTGTTCCGATGAGGCGGTGTTAGGGTGGACGCTGCATCACTTCTTCCATCGCGATGAGGTGGGGAATGTTTGCGAACCGGAATATTTATATCGTCCCTATCGCTTAGAAACGCCTCACGGAGACTTAGCCATCGTCTTCCGCGATCACCGCTTATCGGACTTGGTAGGCTTTACCTACGCCAACATGGACGCCAAGAAAGCCTCCGCCGACTTAGTGGGACACCTGGAGGCGATCGCGCGATCGCTCAAACATCGTCAACCCGGTGGCGGATCGGCCCTGCAACAACCGTGGCTCGTTACCATTGCCTTAGATGGCGAAAACTGTTGGGAATACTATCATCAAGATGGGAAACCCTTCCTGGAATCGCTCTATCAAACCTTAAGCGAGCATTCTGAGATTCAGTTAGTTACGGTTTCCGAATTTTTAGACCAGTTCCCCGCCACCGAAACCATCCAGAGCGATCGCCTGCATAGCGGTTCCTGGGTAGATGGTAGCTTCACCACCTGGATCGGCGATCCGGCGAAAAACCGCGCTTGGGACCTCCTCACCAACGCCAGAGAAACCTTAGCCAAACATCCCGAAGCCACCGAAGAAAATAACCCCGAAGTCTGGGAAGCCCTCTACGCCGCTGAAGGATCGGACTGGTTTTGGTGGTTTGGGGAAGGTCATTCCTCTAACCAGGATGCCATGTTTGACCAACTTTTCCGCGAACACCTCGCCGCCATCTATCAAGCCCTCAACGAAACCGTTCCCCCAGAAGTCAAATATCCCGTAGAAATTCACGAAGCCAGAGGCGATCATCGTCCAGAAAGCTTCATTCACCCTGTCATTGATGGGATCGGAGACGAACAAGACTGGGATAAAGCCGGACGGTTGGAAATTGGCGGCGCGCGCGGTACCATGCACCAGAGTTCCACCGTTCAACGGCTGTGGTATGGCGTGGATCACCTAAATTTCTATCTGCGTCTAGACTTCAAAAGTGGGGTAAAACTGGGACGCGATCTCCCCTCAGAGTTAAACCTCCTGTGGTTTTATCCCGATCGCACCATGCACAATAGTCCAGTGCCTCTAGATGATACCCCCGATCGAGCGCCTGTTAATTATCTCTACCATCACCATTTAGGGATTAATTTACTCACCCAATCTTTCTGGTTCCAAGAAGCCGCCGAACACCATCAATGGCATACTCGCACCAGTCGCGCCCAAATTGCTTATCAAAATTGTCTAGAATTGGCGGTTCCTTGGGCGGATCTGCACATTCCTCCAGACTGGCCATTGCGCTTGGTTTTAGTCCTATCGGATAATGGACGTTTTCGCGGCTATTTGCCCGAAAATTCACTGATTCCGATCGAAGTTCCTTAA
- the serS gene encoding serine--tRNA ligase, whose protein sequence is MLDIKQIRDNFEQVQELLNRRGGGYDLQPILEIDRQQRELETQGSQLRARSNEVGKLVGEKIKSGTPANSPEVQALKDEGNQIKAQLAELEPKEKELQAKLIEFLLPIPNLPGEATPIGKTEEENVEVRRWGDEYLPTNENILPHWEIGEKLGILNFERSVKIAQSRFVTLLGAGAALERALISFMLNRHLEAGYTEVSPPYLINSTSLTASGQLPKFAEESFKCDRDDLWLTPTAEVPVTSFYRDEILPEESLPVRYCAYTPCFRREAGSYGRDTRGLIRLHQFNKVELFKFVHPSQSAAELESLVQDAEGVLQALKLPYRTIALCTGDMGFSANQTYDLEVWMPSSGKYREISSCSNCGDFQARRGNIRFKTGKKGTQFVHTLNGSGLAVGRTMAAILENYQQPDGSVKVPDVLQPYLQREVL, encoded by the coding sequence ATGTTGGATATTAAGCAGATTCGAGATAATTTTGAGCAAGTTCAAGAACTTCTAAATCGTCGGGGGGGTGGATATGACCTACAACCGATTTTAGAGATCGATCGCCAGCAACGCGAGTTAGAGACACAAGGAAGTCAACTGCGGGCGAGGAGTAATGAAGTTGGTAAGTTAGTTGGAGAGAAAATAAAGTCGGGAACGCCTGCAAATTCTCCAGAAGTGCAAGCCTTAAAAGATGAGGGAAATCAAATTAAGGCGCAACTGGCTGAATTAGAACCCAAGGAAAAGGAATTACAGGCAAAGTTAATTGAATTCCTTTTACCGATTCCGAATCTACCCGGCGAAGCCACGCCAATTGGTAAAACTGAAGAAGAAAACGTAGAAGTTCGGCGTTGGGGCGATGAATATTTACCCACAAATGAGAATATTTTGCCGCATTGGGAGATTGGCGAAAAGTTAGGAATTCTCAATTTTGAGCGGTCTGTTAAAATCGCTCAAAGTCGATTTGTAACGCTTTTAGGGGCAGGGGCAGCTTTAGAAAGGGCGTTAATTAGCTTTATGCTCAATCGCCATTTAGAAGCAGGATATACTGAGGTCAGTCCGCCCTATTTAATTAATAGTACCTCTTTGACGGCATCGGGACAGCTCCCGAAATTTGCGGAAGAAAGTTTTAAGTGCGATCGCGATGACTTGTGGTTAACTCCGACGGCGGAAGTTCCGGTTACGAGTTTCTACCGAGATGAGATTTTACCAGAGGAATCTTTACCCGTTCGCTACTGTGCTTATACGCCTTGTTTTCGCCGAGAAGCAGGAAGTTACGGGCGAGATACGCGGGGACTCATTCGCCTGCACCAATTCAATAAAGTTGAGTTGTTTAAGTTTGTCCATCCCAGTCAGTCAGCCGCAGAGTTAGAAAGCTTAGTTCAAGATGCAGAAGGGGTTTTACAGGCTTTGAAATTACCCTATCGAACGATTGCGCTATGTACGGGAGATATGGGGTTTTCGGCCAATCAAACCTACGATTTAGAAGTGTGGATGCCCTCTTCTGGCAAGTATCGCGAGATTTCGAGTTGTTCTAATTGTGGCGATTTTCAGGCACGACGCGGGAATATTCGGTTTAAAACAGGCAAAAAAGGAACGCAATTCGTACATACACTGAATGGCTCTGGATTGGCGGTTGGACGCACGATGGCCGCAATTTTAGAAAATTATCAGCAGCCGGATGGAAGCGTTAAAGTTCCTGATGTTTTGCAGCCTTATTTACAACGTGAAGTTCTGTAA
- a CDS encoding methyl-accepting chemotaxis protein, translating to MKQIGPAKLTSTQKLQRSLVVYSSIGILTISAIVAIASIVPLSQQLRQAEARNLQSALKTRTLVVEEFLSRAQDVAQQIAGRTRAREQVEAYNRGQINRDALVSAITPILTDALNQSEEVVGITRLDSSHRLAVQVGETIPEAFWSIPSANAQAAIVRGPIQIGQQSYLVVGTPILNGTMRVGTDVVLFRISSLQRVTSDYTGLGTTGETVLAAFRNGQVQLFFPLRNTSQTTQRDLNGAIEQAVTTQTAGLLNADRLRGDRAVIAYEPISNSNWGLAIAINSQELYATIDRQVIRVGIAIAILSLLGTGGIILLLRPLAGQAIVKTDELERQVQEKMNLLAEKTTALQTEQSKRSVLEAALQQMDELQASSKQVTQQARTVDLGAQQALGLTQQGAASVDRTLEGMQTLQTTVEAIAQHSQSLNLSAEQIGTITTLVFELANQTNMLALNAAVEAVRAGEKGKGFAVVAAEIRKLADQSRQSASRIDRLVGDIQKLVRTVTQATTEGNQTVQRGVDLAQSTAIAFNGVEKAIDEVVLSSQQIVLSTQQQASAIHQVVEAINLVKSEAEIRIP from the coding sequence ATGAAGCAGATCGGCCCTGCTAAACTAACTAGCACCCAAAAACTACAAAGATCCTTAGTGGTTTACTCTTCTATTGGGATTTTGACCATTAGTGCAATTGTGGCGATCGCATCGATTGTGCCGCTTTCTCAACAACTCCGACAAGCTGAAGCGCGAAACCTGCAATCTGCACTGAAAACGAGAACGCTAGTTGTAGAAGAGTTCCTCTCGCGCGCTCAAGATGTGGCTCAACAGATTGCAGGGCGTACCCGTGCCAGAGAACAGGTAGAAGCCTATAATCGAGGTCAAATCAACCGCGATGCTTTGGTAAGCGCAATTACCCCCATTCTGACAGATGCGTTAAATCAATCTGAAGAAGTGGTAGGAATTACCCGCCTCGACAGCTCGCACCGCTTGGCGGTACAGGTTGGAGAAACCATCCCAGAAGCGTTTTGGAGTATCCCTTCTGCGAACGCTCAAGCGGCTATCGTGCGGGGACCGATCCAAATTGGGCAACAAAGTTATCTAGTCGTAGGGACGCCCATTCTAAACGGGACAATGCGAGTCGGAACGGATGTCGTCTTGTTTAGAATCTCCAGCCTGCAACGGGTGACAAGCGACTACACGGGTTTAGGGACAACGGGCGAAACCGTGCTAGCCGCCTTCCGTAACGGGCAAGTTCAGCTCTTTTTCCCTTTGAGAAATACTTCGCAAACCACCCAGCGCGATCTCAATGGAGCCATTGAACAAGCCGTTACAACTCAAACCGCAGGCTTATTGAATGCTGACCGTTTGAGGGGCGATCGCGCCGTGATCGCCTACGAACCCATTTCTAATAGTAATTGGGGATTGGCGATCGCCATTAACAGTCAAGAACTCTACGCCACGATCGATCGACAAGTCATTCGGGTAGGAATTGCGATCGCCATCCTAAGCTTGCTCGGAACGGGAGGAATAATCTTATTATTGCGACCCCTAGCAGGTCAGGCGATCGTTAAAACCGACGAACTCGAACGCCAAGTTCAAGAAAAAATGAACTTGCTGGCCGAAAAAACCACCGCCTTGCAAACCGAACAAAGCAAGCGCAGCGTCTTGGAAGCCGCGCTACAACAAATGGATGAGTTGCAAGCCTCTTCCAAGCAAGTGACGCAACAGGCCCGCACCGTTGACCTAGGGGCCCAGCAAGCCCTCGGTTTGACCCAACAAGGGGCAGCGTCCGTCGATCGGACCCTAGAAGGGATGCAGACCCTACAAACAACCGTAGAAGCGATCGCCCAACACAGCCAATCTTTGAATCTCAGCGCCGAACAAATTGGCACAATTACCACCTTAGTATTTGAACTGGCCAATCAAACCAATATGCTGGCTTTAAATGCCGCAGTCGAAGCCGTTCGCGCCGGAGAGAAAGGGAAAGGCTTCGCCGTTGTCGCCGCCGAAATTCGCAAACTCGCCGATCAAAGCCGTCAGTCTGCCTCGCGCATCGATCGACTGGTGGGCGATATTCAAAAACTCGTCCGCACTGTCACCCAAGCCACTACCGAAGGTAATCAAACCGTACAGCGCGGCGTCGATCTCGCCCAATCGACAGCGATCGCCTTTAATGGAGTTGAAAAAGCCATTGATGAGGTCGTTCTGAGTTCCCAACAGATTGTCCTGTCTACCCAACAGCAAGCTAGCGCCATTCACCAGGTAGTAGAAGCGATTAATCTGGTGAAAAGCGAAGCCGAAATCCGGATTCCTTAA
- a CDS encoding Tic22 family protein, translated as MSKSSGSLERSSVRSGLKLLPQNLKQSLTRWGLALSILSSTVVGSAFVGIHPAMALSEEQLMQKLQQVPVFTITNAEGAPLVASVPNGQGNNTGNSSVTGVFISQQDAQAFIEKLKTQNPQLANTVRVTPVPLGEVYRMAEANQSNPERVIFDLVPMQRQVDSALTLLRQEGQQVNQFPGVPLFYASGGPDKGYLTIQRGNEQVIPFFFNKEDLMSLIERYKQQQPNQQLSNVEIEVANLQQVIEVMKTSNDQQLDKIILVPARESLDYVRSLQQSGQQQPARPPQR; from the coding sequence ATGTCTAAATCTTCCGGTTCCTTAGAGCGCAGTTCAGTTCGCTCTGGTCTCAAACTTCTTCCTCAAAACTTGAAACAATCGCTAACCCGGTGGGGTTTGGCGTTAAGCATTTTAAGTAGCACCGTCGTCGGTTCCGCATTTGTGGGAATTCATCCAGCAATGGCACTTTCAGAAGAACAACTCATGCAGAAACTGCAACAAGTGCCCGTCTTCACCATCACCAATGCAGAAGGCGCGCCTTTAGTTGCATCAGTTCCCAACGGTCAAGGGAATAATACCGGAAACTCCTCGGTAACAGGAGTGTTTATTTCTCAACAGGATGCTCAAGCATTCATCGAGAAACTGAAAACTCAAAATCCCCAATTAGCCAATACGGTTCGCGTTACGCCAGTTCCGTTAGGGGAAGTCTACCGCATGGCCGAAGCCAACCAAAGCAACCCAGAACGGGTAATTTTTGACTTGGTTCCCATGCAACGCCAAGTGGATTCTGCTTTAACACTTCTGCGCCAAGAAGGTCAACAAGTCAATCAATTCCCTGGCGTGCCTTTATTTTATGCCAGTGGCGGCCCGGATAAGGGATACTTGACGATTCAGCGCGGTAACGAACAAGTAATTCCCTTCTTCTTCAATAAAGAAGATTTGATGAGTTTGATTGAACGCTACAAGCAGCAACAGCCAAACCAACAACTCTCCAATGTTGAAATTGAGGTGGCTAACCTTCAGCAGGTCATTGAAGTCATGAAAACTAGCAATGACCAACAACTCGATAAGATTATCTTGGTTCCCGCCAGAGAATCTTTAGACTATGTGCGATCGCTCCAACAATCAGGTCAGCAACAACCCGCTAGACCGCCTCAACGGTAG
- the prmC gene encoding peptide chain release factor N(5)-glutamine methyltransferase — translation MISGEELWRWQKQAKLSAIASEISPLEVDWLLQEIAGFDRLTLRLETYKTQTQLNVSFSLPDLDALWQQRLQTRVPIQYLAGRTPWRKFRLKVGPGVLIPRPETEDLIEIALKAAQTPAQRQGHWVDLGTGSGAIAIGLADAFPDANIHAVDRSSEALAIAQENARTLGFDRIQFYQGSWFAPLSALRGKLAAVVSNPPYIPSAIVTQLQPEVVNHEPHLALDGGTDGLDCIRHLVVTAPDYLCSNGIWLIEMMAGQADSVLELLRDCGEYHSMQVFRDFTGIERFVLAYRS, via the coding sequence GTGATTTCTGGCGAAGAACTCTGGCGCTGGCAAAAACAGGCAAAACTTTCGGCGATCGCCTCTGAAATTTCACCCCTAGAGGTGGACTGGCTGTTGCAAGAAATTGCAGGGTTTGATCGCCTGACTCTTCGCCTTGAAACCTACAAAACCCAAACCCAGTTAAACGTATCGTTTAGCCTACCCGACTTAGACGCGCTTTGGCAGCAACGCCTCCAGACCAGAGTTCCCATTCAGTATTTAGCAGGACGGACGCCTTGGCGGAAATTTCGCCTCAAAGTTGGGCCAGGCGTTCTCATCCCCCGACCGGAAACAGAAGATTTAATCGAAATTGCTTTAAAAGCAGCCCAGACTCCCGCACAACGTCAAGGGCATTGGGTAGACTTAGGAACGGGTAGCGGCGCGATCGCCATTGGACTGGCAGATGCGTTCCCCGATGCGAACATACACGCCGTCGATCGCAGTTCGGAAGCGTTGGCGATCGCCCAAGAGAATGCCCGTACCCTCGGCTTCGATCGCATCCAATTTTATCAAGGATCTTGGTTTGCGCCGCTATCGGCATTGCGCGGGAAACTCGCGGCGGTGGTCTCTAACCCGCCTTATATTCCGAGTGCGATCGTGACGCAACTGCAACCGGAAGTCGTTAACCACGAACCCCACCTCGCTTTAGATGGCGGTACCGATGGCTTAGACTGTATTCGTCACTTAGTTGTCACTGCCCCAGATTACCTCTGTTCTAACGGGATCTGGTTAATTGAAATGATGGCAGGACAAGCCGACAGCGTGTTAGAACTCTTGCGAGACTGCGGGGAATATCACTCAATGCAGGTTTTTAGAGATTTTACGGGAATTGAACGCTTTGTTCTGGCTTACCGTTCTTAA